The genomic interval TTTATTTGATGGGGAGACGGATTATTAGCAGCATGTTTGGCGTTGATTTGTTCATTTTAGCTTGAGCTTGCTTTGGTTGTTTTGCTAGTTTTGGaaggatttggggaggggggtttgtgaTAtggaaagaaataaaaggATATCAAAAGGGGATgggctgggggagaagggtATGTGTATGGGGATTGATTGGGGAGGATAGCACGTATATAAGTGTACAGAAATACATATTGTTAACTGTAGATGGCTGTGTACAGGGGAAAGGATGTCATGTCAGTTGTGAATAGTATACACAATGAGGGTATGAAAGGGGGGCCTGCTGCGCACATGTGTGTAAGTCCACTGAGATGGATTGTCTAGGTCTGAGAAGACCGAACACCCAAGCAAAGAGGGCAGGAACCACGTACCAGAGTAATAGAGCAACACAAACAGCCATTCATGAAGATGTCTTGTCGATTTTTGTATGAACAGTTACTCAATCAATATACCCATCTTTTGCAGGAAAAgtacaaaaaaaaaaaaaaaaaaaaaaaaaagaataccCTGTCTCGCCTATCGCCTGCCTGCCACGCTATGCCATGCATGAAAAAAGAGAACAAATAACTTACCCCCAGccacaccaaccaaccaaccaacctttTTCACCCTCTGATAAACCCtataccacccacccattgctttttcctcttccttccttcAAAAACTTTCTACTTAAAAGCCAGTCCAGCTATAGAATGAGTagcgaaaaagaaaagctgatgatgatgatgatgttgatgatgatgggtggtaTATCAAAGGCTTGCAAGGTCGTGGTTGAGTAGGTATATATATGTGCAAAAGaagcaagaaaaagggaaTATATGTAAAACAATAGTTTGGTACAGATAGTTTTCTTTGTTGGCCATGATCAGGTTATCCAGGAGTCATCGACGCCGTGGAGCCAGCTCTACTCCCCGTCTTGCCAGCCGCCGACGCCCCCAGGCTGCTCCTCACGTGGGCGGGCAACGTAGAAGGGAtatcctcgtcatcacccGATGAGTCCGAgtcgtcatcaccatcgtcgaTAGCGATGGGTTGCTTGGAGCTGTTCCCATTCTGGCCATTCAGCGCAGCGGTCGCCGCAGCGGCTTGCGCTGCGAGGTCGGCGTGATTGGGGGGTTTTCCAAGCGCGGGATAAGGATTGCCGGTGTTCTGAACATCTGAACCACCTGCCCCATCAAAGCTGACCGAGACCTTGCGGGTGGGTgtatcctccaccccagtCCTATAGGGCGTCTGATACCCCCCATTCGTgtccgtcctcctcctcttcgcatcgtgctcctccacctcggcagcACCAGGATTTGGCCTTGGCGTATTGGCAGCCACCCACCCAGCTGCCGGTGGCCTAACAGGCACAGGGACATCGCTAATGACCACTGGCCTATCCTCTGTCTTGCCAGCAGGCCCCATGGACGCCCTCGCTTGGTCCTTTTCAGCCTGCTTGATGCCCAGACGCTCCCTCTCAGCCTGAATCTCTGCCTTGGTACGTCGTTCACGCAGCCTGACTCCGTACTTCTTCCGGATCATCGATTGCTTGGTGCCGAAGCTGTTTCTGAGACCCTCGACTCTCTGGCGTCTTTCGTTTTCATCAGGAATGGCTTCCGCCTCGGCAAATCTTGGTCGGTATTTGATCTCGGCCTCGTGAAGCTCTTCGTTCATCGCTTGGAATTGTTCAGGCGTGAGGTGAGCATATGGATCGCCCGGGATGGGTGAGGCTGTCGGCGTTCCTGCCAATGCGCGATTCACGAGCTGGGATCGCGCTGGAGTTGACAAGGAAGCGTTAGGGGTCCCGTTTGGCGCCGATGAGGCAATCGGTACGGGGCTAGCATGCTGAATGGGAGCAGCTCTTGGGGGTCGACCAGGCCCACGAGGAAGTTTGACCGTATCAAAATGACCGCAAACTCTACCGTTGAGGTGGCCATTCAGATCTACTAGTTCTGTGAAGCCCTGACCGCAGTATGGGCATGAGTGCTTGAATCCAGCCGAGGTGGGTGGTAATATAGTGCAAATGCTGTATGCAGTGTGCTACACATAGCAGGTCAGCACGCTAATTCTTTGTCAAAACCGGCATGTACTCACATATTCAAAAGCCGAAGTCTGAGCAAAAGTACGGAAGCACCTAGCACACTGAAGCATTGGATGTTGCGACGACGGGGGAGCAGacggagcaggaggataGCCAGCCGCCGGTTGGGTAGGGTGAGCTTGGTGGCCATTAGGAGCAGCGGCAGCCGGATGAGCTTGgccctgttgttgttctgggATCACATCGCCCAGCTCATACCCCAGCCGTTCAGCTTTCGCGAGAGCATTGGTCAGTGGAGCGGCCTCGATGGTTAAAAGTCGCTTTTCCAGACATTTGTCGAGGAAGTTGTCGCTGGCCTTGTCGATAATCATGTCGGCGACCTTGTCGATATCCGCGGTAGTAAAGTGGTTCATAATGTCGACAATGGAGTCGGCCACCATCTTGGCTCCAAAGTCGCGGACGGCACGTTGTGTGATGGACGGGACCGCATGATGAATAGAAGCATTGAGCTGTTGAGCGGTTAGTGGGAACGGCACCGGACCACATTTGTTATGCGAAGTCGGGACAATGG from Podospora pseudoanserina strain CBS 124.78 chromosome 6, whole genome shotgun sequence carries:
- a CDS encoding hypothetical protein (EggNog:ENOG503P2IX), producing the protein MKEHFGCFRLATQLHESHLQQPQNQEATAKQTVKTMETHGQEPSAAAAVTSSPSTGQHENPPAESSPVVPSIRQQTPSRTTENAVPVVGAQPASSETRSENPFSHPREPGTVNGLVASISEAIGRPGSSVNKPPVVKPDGEEVQTSTTAPAPAPAPAPAPAPAPAPAPAPAPPVLSSAPPPAAPAPAPAPAPTPASVSVPAQGPAPTGPAPQLPPPQQPSQQQHSQPPPPQQQPLPPPRPTPAAQNHHPAPSLPSQPLAHPGQAQPPSHQAHPVHPPQFHPSVRVVSPQTREQIPPPPPPQPPQSQPQSQPQHWHRWTAPSHPPPSAHHPPAVHHAHQQPQHHHQPQPHHYPQHTLPSQPLPRRSMTDRPVIMDPPARRTSHMPAQNSGGFPSPTLDHASANPKFVDDCTRMTYAIQQSLPEAVRRIVRDHWEKCLLGTEFHQAFILNASIHHAVPSITQRAVRDFGAKMVADSIVDIMNHFTTADIDKVADMIIDKASDNFLDKCLEKRLLTIEAAPLTNALAKAERLGYELGDVIPEQQQGQAHPAAAAPNGHQAHPTQPAAGYPPAPSAPPSSQHPMLQCARCFRTFAQTSAFEYHTAYSICTILPPTSAGFKHSCPYCGQGFTELVDLNGHLNGRVCGHFDTVKLPRGPGRPPRAAPIQHASPVPIASSAPNGTPNASLSTPARSQLVNRALAGTPTASPIPGDPYAHLTPEQFQAMNEELHEAEIKYRPRFAEAEAIPDENERRQRVEGLRNSFGTKQSMIRKKYGVRLRERRTKAEIQAERERLGIKQAEKDQARASMGPAGKTEDRPVVISDVPVPVRPPAAGWVAANTPRPNPGAAEVEEHDAKRRRTDTNGGYQTPYRTGVEDTPTRKVSVSFDGAGGSDVQNTGNPYPALGKPPNHADLAAQAAAATAALNGQNGNSSKQPIAIDDGDDDSDSSGDDEDIPSTLPAHVRSSLGASAAGKTGSRAGSTASMTPG